In Chryseobacterium camelliae, one DNA window encodes the following:
- a CDS encoding alpha/beta hydrolase, which translates to MRRILTMLFMFLITMPLLAQEYQTLNNISYYDQKISASDAYISERCVLDVYIPKNINNFPTVIWFHGGGLTGGEKEIPEALKNKGIAVVGVNYRLSPKVKAPKYIEDAAAATAWVFKNIKKYGGREDLVFISGHSAGGYLAAMVGLDKKYLQKYGLDANALAGIIPFSGQMISHFTIRKERGIDELDARIDDMAPLHFIRADAPPLLLITGDREKELLGRYEENAYMNRMMKLKGHKETTLYELQGFDHVGMAQPAFPLLLNEIKRVEKLKK; encoded by the coding sequence ATGCGAAGGATACTTACCATGCTGTTTATGTTCCTGATTACTATGCCGCTTCTGGCTCAGGAATATCAGACATTAAATAACATCAGCTATTACGATCAGAAAATCAGCGCTTCGGATGCCTACATCAGTGAGCGGTGCGTATTGGATGTCTATATCCCGAAAAATATTAACAATTTTCCTACGGTGATCTGGTTTCACGGTGGCGGACTTACCGGTGGTGAAAAAGAAATTCCCGAAGCCCTTAAGAATAAAGGAATAGCTGTGGTAGGGGTTAATTACCGTCTGTCGCCCAAAGTAAAAGCCCCGAAATATATTGAAGATGCGGCGGCTGCCACAGCATGGGTATTTAAAAATATAAAGAAATATGGAGGCCGGGAAGATCTGGTTTTCATTTCCGGCCATTCTGCCGGAGGATATCTTGCTGCTATGGTAGGGCTGGATAAAAAATACCTTCAGAAATATGGCCTTGATGCCAATGCACTGGCTGGGATTATCCCGTTCAGTGGACAGATGATCTCTCATTTTACCATCAGAAAAGAAAGAGGTATTGATGAATTGGATGCCAGAATTGATGATATGGCTCCACTTCACTTTATCCGGGCCGACGCTCCGCCTTTGCTGCTGATCACCGGCGACCGGGAAAAGGAACTCTTGGGAAGGTATGAAGAAAATGCTTATATGAACAGGATGATGAAGCTGAAAGGACATAAAGAAACTACTTTATATGAACTTCAGGGTTTTGATCATGTTGGAATGGCTCAGCCTGCATTCCCTCTGCTGCTCAATGAAATCAAAAGGGTTGAAAAGCTAAAAAAATAA
- a CDS encoding carbon starvation CstA family protein, protein MESLNNINALTLVFTSLLIFAIAYRFYGIFMANKVLRLNDNNTTPAIEFADGKDYVATNKNVLFGHHFAAIAAAGPLVGPVLAAQFGYLPGTLWILIGCVLGGGVHDMVVLFASVRHKGQSLATIASKEIGKTTGTVAGFAILFILILTLAGLSLACINAMHEASWSLFTVVITMPIAIIMGLIMRYRKNSVTFASILGGVLLIAGIIGGHNLMQNETMNNLFSWDISTISIAIPLYGFLASVLPVWLLLVPRDYLSTYLKIGTIIMLAIGVIVIHPTIQMPALTQFIHGGGPVIGGPVLPFIFIVIACGAISGFHAVIATGTTPKMLNREREILFVGYGAMLVEGFVALMALIAACTLMPGDYFAINTPKESYDAFLAAHPSLHGVDIDYFSERIGIDLHGRTGGAVSLAVGMAHIFNKIPYMDQLMAYWYNFAIMFEAVFILTAIDAGTRVGRFFLQEMLGSVVPKFNDKNWVPGIIISSLIFTFAWGYLVYTGNVSSIWPLFGISNQLLAACGLIVCTTMLIRMNRGKYALCSALPGIFMAIITFWAGYVQVTEIYIPKQQYLLAVLAAIAMVLMLVVFVGAFRKWYELLKIKTTVTDFYGEEVKELVER, encoded by the coding sequence ATGGAATCTCTAAACAATATCAATGCCCTGACACTGGTTTTTACATCCTTACTTATTTTCGCCATTGCTTATCGTTTCTACGGTATATTCATGGCTAATAAAGTGCTCAGGCTGAATGACAATAATACCACCCCTGCCATAGAATTTGCTGATGGTAAAGATTATGTGGCTACCAATAAAAATGTGCTTTTCGGGCATCATTTTGCTGCGATTGCAGCTGCGGGCCCTCTGGTAGGTCCTGTGCTGGCTGCGCAGTTCGGTTATCTCCCGGGTACTTTATGGATCCTGATCGGCTGTGTTCTCGGTGGTGGCGTTCATGATATGGTTGTCTTGTTTGCTTCCGTGAGGCACAAAGGCCAGAGTCTGGCCACAATTGCTTCCAAAGAAATCGGAAAAACAACAGGAACAGTGGCCGGATTTGCCATTTTATTTATTCTGATCCTGACGCTTGCCGGTCTTTCACTTGCATGCATCAATGCAATGCATGAAGCTTCCTGGTCGCTCTTTACAGTGGTAATTACCATGCCTATCGCCATTATTATGGGGCTGATTATGCGGTACAGGAAAAATTCGGTTACGTTCGCAAGTATTCTGGGCGGAGTTTTATTGATTGCAGGAATCATCGGCGGCCATAACCTGATGCAGAATGAAACGATGAATAATCTTTTCTCATGGGACATCAGCACGATTTCCATTGCGATCCCGCTGTACGGCTTCCTGGCGTCCGTACTTCCGGTGTGGCTTCTTCTTGTTCCAAGGGATTATCTTTCCACTTACCTGAAGATAGGAACCATCATTATGCTGGCTATTGGAGTCATCGTCATTCATCCGACCATTCAGATGCCTGCCTTAACGCAATTCATCCATGGGGGCGGACCGGTCATCGGCGGGCCTGTATTGCCGTTTATTTTTATCGTGATCGCGTGTGGTGCCATATCCGGTTTCCATGCCGTTATTGCAACCGGTACAACGCCTAAAATGCTGAACAGGGAAAGAGAAATCCTTTTTGTAGGTTACGGCGCGATGCTGGTGGAAGGTTTTGTGGCTTTAATGGCCCTGATTGCTGCATGTACCTTGATGCCAGGAGATTATTTTGCCATCAACACCCCAAAAGAGTCCTATGACGCTTTCCTGGCAGCTCACCCATCGCTTCATGGTGTTGATATCGATTATTTTTCTGAAAGGATAGGCATTGATCTTCACGGACGGACCGGCGGTGCAGTTTCACTGGCTGTAGGAATGGCCCATATCTTCAATAAAATCCCGTATATGGATCAGCTGATGGCTTATTGGTACAACTTTGCCATCATGTTTGAAGCCGTTTTCATCCTCACAGCGATCGATGCAGGTACTAGGGTAGGAAGATTTTTCTTACAGGAAATGCTGGGCTCAGTGGTACCTAAGTTCAATGATAAAAACTGGGTGCCCGGAATCATTATCAGCAGCCTCATCTTTACTTTTGCCTGGGGATATTTGGTCTATACGGGAAATGTAAGCAGCATCTGGCCTTTATTCGGGATCAGCAACCAGCTTCTCGCTGCCTGTGGGCTGATTGTCTGTACTACCATGCTCATCCGCATGAACAGGGGAAAATATGCCCTCTGCTCCGCCCTCCCAGGAATATTCATGGCGATCATAACCTTTTGGGCCGGATATGTACAGGTAACAGAAATTTATATTCCCAAACAACAGTATCTTCTGGCTGTATTAGCTGCTATAGCTATGGTCCTGATGCTGGTTGTATTTGTGGGTGCCTTCAGGAAATGGTATGAGCTTTTGAAAATCAAAACTACCGTAACCGATTTTTATGGGGAAGAAGTTAAGGAGCTGGTGGAGAGGTAA
- a CDS encoding phospholipase D family protein, protein MGTFYNNAVCDIYIGRSAGAKLIQDIRNAKKNVKIVSPYLSPSLIKELIFLHNKGIEISLITTDEIEDFYGNEKNINKLIIQEQQVDEDAKQSYDSLKNLSGILLFVMIGLAIVLIPLIFFLQQPKFGFGFIAVVLLFLIRNYIVGEIRNKKIYHYTYRQLFPFKVFVSPGQGSGSINKTFIHSKIYLIDDEIAYMGSLNFTAKGVKENYETRIRTTDPNAVHKIVEEVNRLLSDSELAERDVQYWGSQLYSEPIN, encoded by the coding sequence ATGGGAACATTTTACAATAATGCCGTCTGCGATATTTATATTGGCAGGAGTGCCGGTGCCAAATTAATCCAGGATATCAGGAATGCAAAAAAGAATGTGAAGATCGTCTCTCCTTACCTGTCTCCGTCTTTGATTAAGGAACTGATATTCCTTCATAACAAAGGCATTGAAATCAGCCTGATCACGACAGATGAAATTGAAGACTTTTACGGTAACGAAAAGAACATCAATAAGCTGATCATCCAGGAGCAGCAGGTAGATGAGGATGCCAAACAATCCTACGACAGCCTTAAAAACCTTTCGGGTATACTCCTTTTTGTAATGATTGGTCTGGCTATAGTATTGATTCCGCTGATTTTTTTTCTGCAACAGCCCAAATTCGGTTTTGGTTTTATTGCGGTTGTCCTCTTATTTCTGATCAGGAATTATATTGTAGGGGAGATCAGGAATAAGAAAATCTATCATTATACCTACAGGCAACTGTTTCCATTTAAAGTATTTGTTTCACCCGGCCAGGGAAGTGGTTCTATCAACAAGACATTCATTCACAGCAAAATTTACCTTATTGATGACGAAATTGCGTATATGGGTTCCCTGAACTTTACCGCGAAAGGCGTGAAAGAAAATTATGAGACCAGGATAAGGACAACCGACCCCAATGCTGTACACAAAATTGTAGAGGAAGTAAACCGGTTGTTATCCGATTCGGAATTAGCGGAAAGAGATGTACAGTACTGGGGAAGCCAGCTGTATTCAGAACCGATCAATTGA